The following is a genomic window from Vibrio sinaloensis.
CGCAGAGGCGAAGAAATTCGAGTCGAGTATTCAGGTCACTAACTTAGACGGTGATGGCAAGTCAGTTAACGCCAAAAGCTTAATGAAAGTGATTGCGCTAGGCGTTAAACATGGCCACCAACTGCAGTTTACTGCGCAAGGACACGATGCTGCTGATGCACTTGAGTCGATTGGCAATGCGATTAATGCAGGCCTCGGTGAAAGCTAAGGAGGCAGTATGAACAAGTTAACCACCAACCGCGTTGTCACTGTCACTCTTAATCCTGCGCTCGATCTCACCGGCAGCTTGGAAGCGATCCAACTCGGCAGTGTCAGCTTGGTAAAACACAGCGACTTACATGCCGCGGGTAAAGGCGTTAATGTGGCCAAAGTTCTCTCAGACTTAGGCGCAGAGGTCACGGTCACAGGCTTTTTGGGCAAAGACAATCCAGAACTGTTCCATCAACTATTTGAACAGATTGGCGCTCAAAATGAGTTTGTCGAAGTAGGCGGCGCGACGCGCATTAACGTCAAGCTTGTTGAGTCTAATGGTCAAGTCACCGACATTAATTTTCCCGGCGTGCAGGTCAATCAAACCGCCATCGCTGAGTTCGAAGCAAGGCTCAATAGACTCGCTCAATCACACGATTACTTCGTGTTCGCCGGCAGCCTACCGCAAGGCGTCTCCCCACAGCAATATGCCAACTGGATCGCTCACCTGCGTCAATTGGGCAAAAAAGTGTTGTTTGATAGTAGTAAAGAGGCGCTCCGTGTTGGGATTGAAGCTAAGCCTTGGCTTATCAAACCCAACGACGAAGAACTTGGTGATCTGCTTGGGCAAACTCTGTCTACACCAGAACAGTGCCAACAGGCAGCCCAGCAGCTAGGTCAGTCAGGTATCGACAATATCGTCGTTTCGATGGGTGCAGATGGCGTGATGTGGCTCAACCAAGGTGAATGGCTGCACGCTCAACCGCCTCGTATGAACGTGGTTAGCACAGTAGGCGCGGGCGATACTCTGGTCGCGGGTTTGTGCTGGGGCCATATGCAGAATCTACAAAAAACTCAATTGCTTAGGCTTGCCACTGCGCTTTCTGCGCTTGCTGTGAGCCAGGTGGGCGTGGGGGTAACCAGTCAACAAGAGCTGGAAAGACTCACGTTTGAAACTCAAGTTGTACAACTTGAACCAGCAAAAAATGATAACGGAAATTAAAGGACAAAGGGTTACCAATATGAATATAGCGATTGTCACTGCCTGCCCGAGTGGTGTGGCGAACAGTATCCTAGCTGCCGGTCTGCTTGAAAAAGCAGCTGCTTCGCTCGGTTGGAATGCCATGATTGAATGTCAGTCATCCGTGGTTGAATCCAATAATCTTACTCAAGATCAAATCGATCACGCTGAAGCGATTGTTATCGCCGCTAACTGCCAGGTCGACACCACGCGCTTTGTCGGCAAAAAGGTCTATCAAGCAAAAATCGACCAATTGGTCTCAGACCCCAATAGCTTCTTGCAACAAGCGGTTCAACAAGCTGTGGTGCTTGAGCAAGCAACCCAAGCTCAAGCACCTGCAACACATGGCGCGAGCAAAAAGATCGTCGCCATCACGGCGTGTCCAACTGGTGTTGCACATACCTTTATGGCAGCAGAAGCACTAGAGGAAGAAGGTAAGCGACGCGGCCATCAAATCAAGGTTGAGACCCGTGGCTCTGTCGGCGCTAAGAATCAACTCACCGAACAAGATATCGCCGAAGCAGACTTAGTGATCATTGCTGCTGATATTGAGGTGCCACTTGAGCGTTTCAACGGCAAGAAGATGTATCGCACCAAAACAGGTCCAGCGCTCAAGAAAACCGCACAAGAGATGGATAACGCTTTTGAGCTCGCATCAGTTTACCAACATACAGGTAATACGAGTTCGGCAACAAGCGATGAAAAGAAAGGTGCATACAAG
Proteins encoded in this region:
- the pfkB gene encoding 1-phosphofructokinase, which codes for MNKLTTNRVVTVTLNPALDLTGSLEAIQLGSVSLVKHSDLHAAGKGVNVAKVLSDLGAEVTVTGFLGKDNPELFHQLFEQIGAQNEFVEVGGATRINVKLVESNGQVTDINFPGVQVNQTAIAEFEARLNRLAQSHDYFVFAGSLPQGVSPQQYANWIAHLRQLGKKVLFDSSKEALRVGIEAKPWLIKPNDEELGDLLGQTLSTPEQCQQAAQQLGQSGIDNIVVSMGADGVMWLNQGEWLHAQPPRMNVVSTVGAGDTLVAGLCWGHMQNLQKTQLLRLATALSALAVSQVGVGVTSQQELERLTFETQVVQLEPAKNDNGN